One stretch of Streptomyces sp. NBC_01363 DNA includes these proteins:
- a CDS encoding YcaO-like family protein: MNTAALQAGLGRLTDLDVLVGPYGVVERTHRLPNHPGDPRFPIYSASLGEIGHVADNVAESTRGRSARGEMDGAGGAADPERAARLSVAEALERYATSVIQPASVIWATAEELGEDAIDLTTLPRCSEKELSHPRALTFDIDTTSPMRWVRGWSLTLEKPQWVPAVGVWMHIPPQSRGERYANPISTGCATHTDLAQALVNAVCEVVERDAIALTWYQRLALPRIEFDAVPENLAPFLKKSRNSLVETVFFDATTDLGIPTVYSVDLTPHNEVLGQMVMCNTSLDPADSIAKIIRESASSRIAMQVRREMPDSVDDFLHVFHGASYMGRPERRGDYDFLLENDARRPFGAMPTLTSGDSGQDLTLLVNRLKQAGCNVVAVECTTDEARDVGFRVVRVVVPELMPLSFTHRARFLAHPRLYEAPTRMGYPVRSEAEINPLPQPFA; the protein is encoded by the coding sequence ATGAATACAGCTGCACTGCAGGCCGGGCTCGGTCGTCTCACCGACCTGGACGTTCTGGTGGGCCCCTACGGAGTCGTGGAAAGAACCCACAGGCTGCCCAACCACCCGGGCGACCCCCGGTTCCCGATCTACTCCGCATCCCTCGGCGAGATCGGCCATGTCGCCGACAACGTCGCCGAGTCCACCCGAGGACGCAGCGCCCGAGGCGAGATGGACGGAGCCGGTGGCGCCGCCGATCCGGAGCGAGCGGCCCGGCTGAGCGTCGCCGAGGCTCTGGAGCGCTACGCCACCTCGGTGATACAGCCCGCAAGCGTTATCTGGGCGACCGCGGAGGAACTCGGTGAAGACGCCATCGACCTGACGACGCTGCCCCGCTGCTCCGAAAAGGAGCTGTCCCACCCCAGGGCACTCACCTTCGACATCGACACCACGTCGCCGATGCGCTGGGTCCGTGGGTGGTCCCTCACCCTGGAAAAGCCGCAGTGGGTGCCCGCGGTGGGGGTGTGGATGCACATCCCGCCTCAGTCCAGGGGCGAACGCTACGCGAACCCCATCTCCACCGGATGCGCCACACACACCGACCTCGCCCAAGCGCTGGTCAATGCGGTGTGCGAGGTGGTGGAGCGGGACGCGATCGCACTGACCTGGTACCAGCGCCTGGCACTCCCGCGGATCGAGTTCGATGCCGTGCCGGAGAACTTGGCACCGTTCCTGAAGAAGTCCCGTAACAGTCTGGTGGAAACGGTCTTCTTCGACGCGACCACCGATCTCGGAATCCCCACGGTGTACTCGGTGGACCTCACTCCGCACAACGAAGTGCTGGGGCAGATGGTGATGTGCAACACCAGCCTGGATCCGGCCGATTCGATCGCCAAAATCATCCGCGAATCCGCGTCGTCCCGTATCGCCATGCAAGTCCGGCGCGAGATGCCGGACTCCGTGGACGACTTCCTGCACGTTTTCCACGGCGCCTCCTACATGGGGCGGCCGGAGCGACGCGGGGACTATGACTTCCTCCTTGAAAACGACGCCCGCCGCCCGTTCGGCGCGATGCCCACCTTGACCAGCGGTGACAGCGGACAAGACCTGACTCTGCTGGTGAACCGGCTCAAGCAGGCCGGCTGCAATGTCGTCGCTGTGGAGTGCACGACGGACGAAGCCCGCGACGTGGGCTTCAGGGTCGTCCGTGTCGTAGTCCCGGAGCTGATGCCGCTGTCCTTCACTCACCGGGCCCGCTTCCTGGCGCATCCCCGTTTGTACGAAGCGCCGACTCGTATGGGGTATCCGGTGCGGAGCGAGGCGGAGATCAATCCGCTGCCACAGCCCTTCGCCTGA
- a CDS encoding TOMM precursor leader peptide-binding protein has product MLQEGNSMTKVHVLAVGDFGSAVAERLRPEHHDIAVTSDGNSALEHSSLWPPAQVRILTSWREAPRLAEILDARSADWGTIWFPVVAEHPRLRIGPVVVPGEGACYRCFRRRRGQHERDGAHTATLHAHYDAFPTSGTGGFLPHHVDMAAGMALDVLRRLEAGESAQLAGNVRHWHVLEQHVMGARVVGVHGCDRCRTSPRDPATATWGELARDLAPLLTSHGESAVSAHGGPMAAPSISAHQ; this is encoded by the coding sequence ATGCTCCAGGAAGGCAATTCCATGACGAAGGTGCACGTACTCGCAGTGGGTGACTTCGGGTCGGCCGTGGCAGAGCGGTTGCGTCCGGAGCACCACGACATCGCGGTGACCTCGGACGGGAACAGCGCTTTGGAACACTCCTCCCTCTGGCCGCCGGCACAAGTCAGAATCCTGACCTCATGGCGGGAGGCCCCCAGGCTGGCGGAGATCCTGGATGCCCGGTCGGCCGACTGGGGCACCATCTGGTTCCCTGTAGTCGCCGAGCACCCCCGGCTGCGCATAGGTCCTGTGGTCGTACCCGGCGAAGGCGCCTGTTACCGCTGCTTCCGGCGAAGGCGCGGTCAGCACGAGCGAGACGGTGCGCACACCGCCACCCTGCATGCCCATTACGACGCCTTCCCCACCTCGGGAACCGGCGGTTTCCTGCCCCATCACGTGGACATGGCTGCCGGTATGGCCCTTGATGTGCTGCGGCGCCTCGAGGCGGGAGAGTCCGCCCAGCTCGCCGGAAACGTACGCCACTGGCATGTCCTCGAACAGCACGTGATGGGCGCTCGTGTGGTCGGTGTGCACGGATGCGACCGCTGTCGCACTTCGCCGAGGGACCCTGCCACGGCGACCTGGGGAGAGCTGGCCCGGGACCTGGCCCCCCTCCTGACGTCCCATGGTGAGTCCGCTGTATCCGCCCACGGTGGCCCCATGGCTGCACCGTCGATATCCGCTCATCAGTGA
- a CDS encoding ABC transporter permease, with protein MSAMTPAFRQMVKTNSRELFRDGKTAFFTLVFPLLFLAMFLGLGTLTAGSSYRMAVISASEQTAPIDNLKKVDGFHVEKWKKAEPPRTGDLAGYDAIVSVTSTSATVVIDPGKFGALKNLRSALSDSGISEARTSFTTPDGGAPFDPLKAALPTGLLMALMSIAFFGTATPLIALRARGTLRLLGTTPLSRMTFVLAQAPVRLALVAAQLVILGVVAVWMGFLPLAGTLRLMGTGLLGAVMLFAFGYLIASRMRNAEVVNGLLGLLMPLILFSSGLFLPMDMLPSVAETVSNALPTTYLVDALNHDLNAAASAHSLTVDWLILLAGAIIFGGLAARLFRWDQGEGR; from the coding sequence ATGAGCGCGATGACCCCCGCATTTCGCCAGATGGTCAAGACGAACTCCCGGGAGCTCTTCCGGGATGGCAAGACAGCGTTCTTCACCCTGGTTTTTCCCCTTCTCTTTCTCGCGATGTTTCTCGGTCTGGGCACTCTGACTGCGGGCAGCTCTTACCGCATGGCGGTGATATCCGCATCAGAACAGACAGCACCCATCGACAATTTGAAAAAGGTCGATGGCTTCCACGTGGAGAAGTGGAAGAAGGCAGAGCCGCCCCGAACCGGTGACCTGGCAGGCTACGACGCAATCGTGAGCGTCACATCGACATCAGCCACCGTCGTCATCGACCCGGGCAAGTTCGGTGCGCTGAAAAATCTACGATCTGCTCTCTCGGACAGCGGTATCAGTGAGGCGCGCACGAGCTTCACCACGCCGGACGGCGGAGCCCCCTTCGACCCGCTCAAGGCAGCGCTGCCGACGGGGCTGCTCATGGCCTTGATGTCCATCGCCTTCTTCGGCACCGCGACTCCGCTGATCGCCCTGAGGGCACGCGGCACACTGCGGTTGCTCGGTACCACTCCGCTGAGCCGGATGACCTTCGTACTCGCCCAGGCGCCCGTCCGGCTTGCGCTGGTCGCCGCGCAACTGGTGATACTCGGAGTCGTCGCGGTCTGGATGGGCTTCCTTCCGCTCGCCGGCACACTGCGACTGATGGGGACGGGACTGCTCGGCGCGGTCATGCTCTTCGCCTTCGGCTACCTGATCGCGTCTCGCATGCGCAACGCCGAAGTGGTGAACGGTCTGCTGGGCCTGCTGATGCCCCTCATCCTCTTCTCCAGTGGGCTGTTTCTTCCCATGGACATGCTGCCTTCGGTGGCGGAGACCGTCTCGAACGCGCTGCCCACGACCTACCTGGTGGACGCGCTCAACCATGACCTCAACGCGGCCGCATCCGCCCACAGCCTCACTGTCGACTGGCTGATCCTCCTGGCCGGCGCGATCATCTTCGGCGGGCTCGCCGCCCGCCTGTTCCGTTGGGACCAGGGAGAAGGACGATGA
- a CDS encoding nitroreductase family protein, which produces MADNKLVSAEDMRRAVAQDPQFNAPVRPALCRGLVVVPFTDGILVEGGPTRQVLRGAATRELIPNLLPLLDGTRDAAEVAGLADVPVQHVEQALALLYTCGLLEEGASAGDPAGDTPAAVFLSRNLDSTRVNRNASEVLQRLRSTRVTVIGDGETGALLRQSLIAAGFTQVSQGSDTPEGEPDFVVAVGDGVETDLRAVGRWCAARGIPMLPAHLRGSTLDLGPYIDPAFTVSYDDVERQRAAATAAKQQDSTRNEAAARTMAIAMITNQVTSIVGRVGSTVVLRGLVRTDLDAWQQDLYVMAPVPEQADNRSALTTAGVPLALMFETSVGFPPRKLLNPRDHQVHYKPGNVALQHESKRWPSAYTLALPTEGVLPQAPLEPATPPVVDQLDLSHLASLLLVSAGRKDEAGSARSVPRWSPTGGNLGSVTLHAVVRDVTGVPSGMWGYDATGHRLAQLPAAMDLARLPGAGSSATIVFTGALARVASKYSTFAWRIVHLDAGVAIAQLVHAARALGISARPMDRWDDSALAAAFDLDLDAEPITGVLELRPFTTDEA; this is translated from the coding sequence ATGGCCGACAACAAACTCGTATCCGCGGAGGACATGCGACGCGCTGTCGCACAGGATCCTCAGTTCAATGCCCCCGTCCGCCCCGCCCTGTGCCGTGGCCTGGTCGTGGTGCCCTTCACGGACGGAATCCTGGTCGAAGGCGGGCCCACACGGCAGGTACTTCGCGGCGCCGCCACGCGTGAGCTGATCCCGAACCTCCTTCCTCTGCTCGACGGCACGAGAGACGCGGCGGAGGTGGCTGGGCTGGCCGATGTCCCCGTACAGCATGTCGAACAAGCTCTCGCCCTCCTCTACACCTGCGGGCTTCTGGAAGAAGGTGCAAGCGCAGGAGACCCTGCAGGGGACACCCCCGCAGCCGTCTTCCTGTCGCGCAATCTCGACTCCACGAGGGTCAACCGCAACGCGTCCGAAGTGCTCCAGCGGCTGAGAAGCACGCGGGTGACCGTGATCGGCGACGGCGAGACCGGAGCATTGCTCCGGCAGAGCCTGATCGCTGCCGGGTTCACTCAGGTCTCCCAGGGGTCGGACACCCCCGAGGGCGAACCGGATTTCGTGGTCGCGGTCGGCGACGGTGTGGAAACGGATCTGCGTGCGGTGGGCCGGTGGTGCGCGGCCCGTGGGATTCCGATGCTGCCGGCCCATCTCCGCGGCTCCACGCTGGATCTCGGTCCGTACATCGACCCCGCGTTCACCGTCTCCTACGACGATGTGGAACGCCAGCGCGCCGCGGCCACCGCTGCGAAGCAACAGGACTCCACGCGGAACGAAGCGGCTGCACGCACCATGGCCATTGCCATGATCACCAATCAAGTGACGTCGATCGTAGGGCGTGTGGGCTCCACCGTGGTCCTTCGCGGCCTCGTCCGAACCGACCTGGACGCGTGGCAGCAGGACCTGTACGTCATGGCTCCGGTCCCGGAGCAGGCGGACAACAGGTCGGCACTCACCACGGCAGGCGTCCCACTCGCCCTGATGTTCGAGACCTCGGTCGGTTTCCCCCCTCGGAAACTGTTGAACCCTCGCGACCATCAAGTGCATTACAAGCCGGGCAACGTCGCGCTGCAGCATGAGAGCAAGCGCTGGCCGAGCGCGTACACACTCGCCCTTCCGACGGAAGGGGTACTGCCGCAAGCGCCGCTGGAACCGGCGACGCCGCCAGTGGTCGACCAACTCGACCTCTCCCATTTGGCGTCGCTTCTGCTGGTCTCCGCCGGACGCAAGGACGAGGCGGGTTCGGCCCGGAGCGTCCCCCGATGGTCACCCACCGGAGGAAATCTGGGTTCGGTGACTCTTCACGCGGTCGTCCGGGACGTGACAGGTGTCCCGTCCGGCATGTGGGGTTACGACGCGACCGGCCACCGCCTGGCCCAGTTGCCTGCTGCCATGGACCTTGCCCGACTGCCCGGCGCTGGGAGCTCAGCAACGATCGTCTTCACCGGCGCCCTGGCCCGCGTGGCATCAAAGTACTCCACCTTCGCCTGGCGAATCGTTCATCTCGACGCCGGTGTGGCCATCGCGCAGCTGGTCCATGCGGCACGTGCCCTCGGTATCTCGGCTCGCCCGATGGACCGTTGGGACGACTCGGCGCTCGCCGCCGCCTTCGATCTCGACCTTGATGCCGAGCCCATCACAGGCGTGCTGGAGCTCCGTCCCTTCACCACAGACGAGGCCTGA
- the ccmA gene encoding heme ABC exporter ATP-binding protein CcmA, with protein sequence MKHSAQNTGEGMEREGHGSAVATVRDLFKQYDSRTVLDGVSFRILQGEVFGLLGPNGAGKTTLLECLTGLRRPTSGSIEVLGSDPSSRDSAWRRMVSVQPQEATLFPQLTVRETVELWASFYEDHDEVDEVLERVGLLDEGHQRVKALSGGQARRLLLAVTVVGRPRVLVLDEPAAGLDPQAKEHLWDVIRKQRDTGGTVLLTTHDMNEATELCDRVAVLVSGRMAACDTPARLVSELADSSTVTFTTSADADLSEISAFPGVTAVESAADSGGRIAVQVRTTIGDQTLRRIAADQNLLATDLGVSKGGLDAVFRNLAADGPAHESNPEKGKAGH encoded by the coding sequence ATGAAGCATTCTGCGCAGAATACGGGAGAAGGAATGGAACGGGAAGGACACGGCAGCGCTGTCGCGACCGTTCGTGATCTCTTCAAGCAGTACGACTCTCGTACCGTATTGGACGGAGTCAGCTTCAGAATCCTGCAGGGGGAAGTCTTCGGGCTACTCGGGCCCAACGGGGCGGGTAAGACGACACTCCTGGAATGCCTGACGGGGCTACGCAGACCGACCTCCGGATCCATCGAGGTCCTGGGATCCGACCCGTCATCCAGAGATTCGGCATGGCGCCGGATGGTCTCCGTTCAGCCCCAGGAAGCCACACTCTTCCCGCAGTTGACAGTGCGTGAGACCGTCGAGTTATGGGCCTCGTTCTACGAGGATCACGACGAAGTCGACGAAGTGCTGGAACGTGTCGGACTTCTGGACGAGGGGCATCAGCGCGTGAAGGCGCTGTCCGGCGGACAGGCGCGGCGGCTGCTTCTCGCGGTCACCGTCGTCGGTCGCCCGCGCGTACTCGTCCTGGACGAACCGGCCGCCGGACTCGATCCCCAGGCCAAGGAACACCTGTGGGACGTCATACGGAAGCAGCGCGACACGGGTGGCACGGTGCTTCTCACCACGCACGACATGAACGAGGCCACGGAGCTGTGCGACCGGGTGGCGGTCCTCGTCAGTGGGCGTATGGCCGCCTGTGACACACCGGCCCGCCTGGTCTCGGAACTCGCGGACAGCAGCACCGTGACCTTCACTACGTCAGCGGACGCGGACCTGAGCGAGATCAGCGCCTTCCCTGGCGTCACAGCAGTGGAGAGCGCTGCCGACTCCGGGGGCCGGATCGCCGTCCAGGTGCGTACGACGATCGGCGATCAGACCTTGAGGCGTATCGCTGCCGACCAGAACCTGCTCGCCACCGATCTCGGTGTCAGCAAGGGCGGGCTCGACGCGGTCTTCCGCAACCTTGCCGCCGACGGACCGGCACACGAAAGCAATCCTGAGAAGGGGAAGGCGGGACACTGA
- a CDS encoding helix-turn-helix transcriptional regulator yields MPARRFDGRRVRAVRRAAELTQSEVAKAVGVADPTVASWETGQSSPDGEKLPTLARVLGRALDDLFPRAGLPDLTDLRCDAGYSQYRTKDLIGTKSAGPVANAERGKRRLKDSYANLLAEGYRVSLGELLAAQERSFGRDAPAPAGAGADPVAQVPRSLEEKITYLLRHSYPGRQTPPTDAEIAEAVSEHAGGPVISEEGVRNLRTGAERTASPVVCEGLARVFGVSPMFFQPDDAVARQVLEGLRLLASARKGAVGRVEARGLGSEGLPEDVLSFLNEVVAEMQERDLPGQ; encoded by the coding sequence ATGCCTGCTCGTCGCTTCGACGGACGCCGAGTGCGGGCAGTGCGACGCGCCGCCGAACTCACGCAGAGCGAGGTGGCCAAGGCGGTTGGTGTCGCCGACCCGACCGTCGCCAGCTGGGAGACAGGCCAGTCATCCCCTGACGGAGAGAAGTTGCCGACGCTCGCCAGGGTTCTCGGGCGGGCTCTGGACGATCTCTTCCCGCGGGCAGGTCTGCCCGACCTGACCGATCTGCGGTGCGACGCGGGCTACTCCCAGTACCGGACCAAGGACCTGATCGGGACGAAGAGCGCAGGTCCGGTGGCCAACGCGGAGCGAGGCAAGCGGCGGCTGAAGGACAGCTACGCCAACCTCCTGGCTGAGGGGTACCGGGTGAGCCTGGGTGAATTGCTGGCGGCTCAGGAGCGGTCTTTCGGCCGCGATGCTCCTGCCCCGGCGGGCGCGGGCGCCGATCCGGTCGCACAGGTTCCCCGCTCGCTGGAAGAGAAGATCACCTACTTGCTCAGGCACTCGTATCCGGGCAGACAGACACCGCCCACGGATGCGGAGATCGCCGAGGCGGTCAGCGAGCATGCCGGCGGTCCCGTCATCTCCGAGGAGGGTGTGCGCAATCTGCGGACCGGGGCTGAACGGACGGCTTCGCCCGTGGTCTGCGAGGGGCTGGCCAGGGTGTTCGGTGTCTCACCCATGTTCTTTCAGCCCGATGACGCCGTGGCTCGGCAGGTACTCGAAGGGCTGCGGCTTCTGGCCTCTGCCCGCAAGGGAGCCGTCGGCCGGGTGGAGGCTCGCGGACTCGGTTCCGAAGGCCTGCCGGAGGACGTCCTGTCCTTCCTCAACGAGGTCGTCGCGGAGATGCAGGAACGAGATCTGCCCGGGCAGTAG